Below is a genomic region from Trichoderma asperellum chromosome 2, complete sequence.
TCTcatcgttcttttttttttcttttctgctggtttcttctgcctctcctACTTGATACTAATCCCTAAGATCTTGACAAAGCGCGATCAGAAGCATCTCTCTATAAACTCGCCTCTTCCGCTGATCGCATAGTCAACAGATCACCACCGAActgggaaaagaaagaaagaaagaaagtcaacaagaagcaaagaaaaaaagacaaatcaACACAAAATTTTGACACATAATCGCCATTTGATCGTTGATTACAGCACATGGATTCCGACTCCGTCGTCTCGCAGGTCCAGCGCAAGATCGAGCTGCAGAGCCCCGATGATCTCGCCTACCTCATCACAAACGTGCGCAACGCAGCAATCGAGCACCTCAATGAGGCGTTCCCGCTGGTCGAGGGGGcagatggaggagaggacGAGCTGCGCAACCAGATTGAATTGCTCGTGAATGAggtaaaagagaaaaaaaaaaaacacatttttttttattctaaaaCAATACGGCTACTCTTCTCTTGTAGAGAGAgcgcaaaagaaagaagatcgCTAACTCATGAAAAAAACCAAACAGTACATCAACAAGACCTTCTCTCTCGCCGCTCCCAACCTCACCATCAACGGCCTCCCCGTCGCACCCGAATCCTTCGTCGGCACCGCCGTCCCCGCGCCAAACACCGTCTACGAGCCCTTCGACGCCCGCAAGCGCCGCCAGGTCGCCGACCTCATCAcgcaggaggagaagctgctcgagGACGTCGCCGCGCTCAAGCGCTCCGTGCCCGCAAAAGTGGCCGCCGACCACGCCGAGCGCATCCGCGCGGCCATGCGgcaggacgaggacgatctCCGCGAGCGGGTCGCCAGGGACGcttcggcggcggaggcTGACGAGGCCGGCACGGCGGCTGGAGCTGCGAGAGGCCCGCCGCTGGCTGCGCGGCTGCAGAGGCAGGAGGGTGTTGAGGGGGGCTTCAAGAGCGCGGTTCAGGGGCTGAACCGGCTCAAGAGGGATATGCCGGCTGTCgtggccaagatggagagggcTAGAGTAGCGGGCGAGTACGTCGTTTCCAAAGGGCGGTGATGAagttaagaaaaaaagaagaagaagaagaagcggtgTTGAGCGATCTCATCTTGTGTGAGGGAGAGGTGCATATGCAGCATTGctttttggtgttttttgGGACCCTCGTATcggtggtgctgctgcccCCCATGTGGTTTGGTTCTGGTGTTTGATTCGGGCATTTTTCTGCCAGCTGCTTTGCTTAGCTCCCGGCCAATATTGTGGGATTCTACCAGGGTGGCCGCTGTTCTTTTGTTGTTGGCATTCAGGCGTCAAGGGCACGGCGTTATCAAGTTTACGACTGCggagtactactactgcgaTTTTACATGTTGAGTTTCAACCTTGTTTGGCTTTTATAGTGTTTTCATTGAATACATTGGGGGAGTCTAGAATTATCATTTGTGctgtctattttttttttttcctatctCCCTATCAAGAAGACGGAGATTGCATTGCGTAAGCAGACACTTTTTACCATAGAGATGGGGCGAGATCTAGAACAAATAATTTCAAAAGGGGCTGCCTTATTCGGCACCGTCCGGTATAAACGAAATGGCAAGCAATAACTCTTCCGTCTCACAAGGCTTAGAACCACAGATGAACAAAACTTTAGGCAAGGCGGCCTCTTCTCTGGCAATTGCAAACATCAAAAACCCCTGACATGTGTATACGAAAGTCTGGCTATCCCTGTAAACGATGTAAAAGAGCTAGCTTTCTCTGCTCCATCCCTTGTGTatccctcttccctctccaGTCTAAGTAATCCTGCTTCCCACTTTAACCCAATATGATAATTTTTTGAAgagctctcctcttcttctactcGGACAGGTcttgattaaaaaaaaagacagaaatgAGCATCCAGAAGACCTTCTTCGTAGTAATAATATTCCTCTTCCCACCATACACCAAACCAAAACAGACAAAATCACAGCTTTCTCATTTAAGCCGCAGCAGGCGCCGCGTCAGTAGcgacctcctcctcagcaacAGCGGGAGCAGGGGCTGGGGCAGCGGCAGGGGCAGCGGCACTGTCGGCCTTCTGCTCCCACTTGGCAGGCCTAGCCCACTGAGGGTCGTGCCATGGGCCGGCGTCGCTATTCTCGCAACCTCCCGCGCATTCGCAGGTACCGCCAAACTCCTTGGGGATGTTCTCGGCAGGAAtgtgcttcttcagctcagaCTGGTAGCTGCTTCCGAGGATGTTGATCTTCTTGACGGTGACGGGGTCCAACCAGCCCTTTACAACACTCCAGACAGTTGAGAAGCCCCAGGGAGCATTGATCAGGAACAGCTTGCCCAGACGCTCGGGGTAGTAGTTCTGGGAAATGACAGACGCCTGCTTGACGTATGAGTAGACCTGGGGGACCTTTGTGAGGGTGACGCCCTTGAGATCCATGATGGTGCAGCAGGTCTCGAGGAGGTGGCCAGCCTTGCGGGAGCAGGCAGGCAGACGTGGGTCAGCCACGCGCTCATACTCGACAGCAAGGTTGGTAAGCATGCGCTCTGCAGTCGAGATCTTGTACATGGCCGTCAGGTCAATGCCACCGAGGGTTTCGATGTAAACGGGGCGGCCATCCTAGTCCGAAGCTGTTAGTTTCTGAATATAGACGGAGCTCGCGCGAACAGTCTCACGTTATCAATCTTGTGGTAGAACTGCTTGTAGTATTTGGAGATCTCAGGCTTCTCGGGGTAGTCCCAGGTGGGAAGAATCTCGTCGAGCTTGGTCTCCTTACGCCACTTCTCGGTGTCGAGGAACCTGCAGCATAGCGGTCAGAATTGAGAACCCACGCCAGGATTGAGCCAGGGGAACTTACATCTGCTTGGCAAGCTCAACGTCGAACTTTCGTGCTCGCAGGAATCGCAGCTACAGCCATGGCACGTTAGACGTGTTCTTGTCCCATAATTGTTCACCGTGTCATCGGAGCCCGACTCCGCGCCATCCAAGCTTGGGAATCCATACCAGAGTCAGTGAATCCAGGCGCTCGGTGACACCCTCGGCCTCGAGCAGCATGCGCAGCTGGTGGACCTTGGCCTGCTGTTCGGCGGTCAAGTTTCCGGAGTGGCCCTCCTGAGGCTCGGGGGCCTCAATGGGGTAGTCATAGTTGTCATATTTCTCGCTGAGTTCTATGGACGCCATGGTGGGGGATGGTTAGGTGTGAGGGGTTAGGAGCGAGACGAAGGTATTGTCAGGAAGAATagagggaagaggaaagagaagagacgagTTCTCGAAGCCCAGAGAGCGGGTgcaaaattatataaaaaggggAGCGCGCGCTGGAGGCCCTGGAGGAGGTTGAAGGAGAATCCCTGGCTGGATGGGGTTGGCAACGTAACTTGTAATTACCACCAAATACGGCGTGGCGGTATAATAATGGCAGCCACGGGTACTTTGGCCTGCGATGGTGGGGCGCTCTTCTCGTCATTGGCGGCAAGGCGGTGTCTGGCTGGGCCGCTGGGGCGTAGCGCAGGTGGCCGAAGGAGCACGGCCTGGCAACCTGGGCGCAGCGCATGTGATGGGTCACATGGCGATAGCAGGTCTTATCGTCTGTGAAATCATCTCCATCGGTTCAGACACCTACTCTCCGCGTAACGAGCACcatagagaaaagaagaagtagaagaggcccgtttttcttttttttttttttcctttttttttccttccatggcgagcagcagctgcagccgccgccgccgacttCCACCATGATTAGGAGCCCTTCGCTGCGCATCTCCGCCAACCTCGTCGCCCGCCACATCCACAGCTCCAGCATCGTGGCCGCTGTGCCTCGTCCCCGCCGCCGCTCGTTTCAT
It encodes:
- a CDS encoding uncharacterized protein (EggNog:ENOG41~BUSCO:EOG092D3ALG), translating into MASIELSEKYDNYDYPIEAPEPQEGHSGNLTAEQQAKVHQLRMLLEAEGVTERLDSLTLLRFLRARKFDVELAKQMFLDTEKWRKETKLDEILPTWDYPEKPEISKYYKQFYHKIDNDGRPVYIETLGGIDLTAMYKISTAERMLTNLAVEYERVADPRLPACSRKAGHLLETCCTIMDLKGVTLTKVPQVYSYVKQASVISQNYYPERLGKLFLINAPWGFSTVWSVVKGWLDPVTVKKINILGSSYQSELKKHIPAENIPKEFGGTCECAGGCENSDAGPWHDPQWARPAKWEQKADSAAAPAAAPAPAPAVAEEEVATDAAPAAA